In Paenibacillus sp. J23TS9, a single genomic region encodes these proteins:
- a CDS encoding LysR family transcriptional regulator encodes MDIRQLRYFIAIAEERKISAAAQRLHMSQPPLSQQLKAMEDELGTLLLERTGKLLELTESGKALYRYALQMTQLMEEAVSEVKEVGNGVKGSLNLGINTLSSPELPGLLHQFKLRYPHVTYKIQQNESSRLCELVKSRVLELAIIRLPLELDEFSVLHLRTEPFYFITAQESFAARSETALSELKDTPLMLPSTEGLGVHYTIQMAFSARHFKPNIIAECSDVPLLLQLVSSGFGSAIVPKTVLSRLAGTGIHALRIADDDLTGATGLISLKGHHLSAAAQHFIELIQSRAMQPTFPS; translated from the coding sequence ATGGACATTCGTCAGCTGCGGTATTTCATTGCCATTGCGGAAGAGCGAAAAATTTCGGCAGCGGCCCAAAGGCTTCATATGTCCCAGCCGCCGCTCAGCCAGCAGCTGAAAGCGATGGAAGACGAACTTGGAACTCTCTTGCTTGAGCGGACCGGGAAGCTCCTCGAATTGACCGAGTCGGGAAAAGCCTTGTACCGCTATGCGCTGCAGATGACGCAGCTGATGGAGGAAGCCGTATCCGAGGTCAAGGAAGTGGGGAACGGCGTGAAGGGCAGCCTGAATCTCGGCATCAACACCTTGTCCTCGCCCGAGCTTCCGGGTCTGCTCCATCAGTTCAAACTGCGGTATCCTCACGTGACCTATAAAATCCAGCAAAATGAGTCCTCACGCTTGTGCGAGCTGGTCAAAAGCCGGGTGCTGGAGCTTGCGATCATCCGGCTGCCGCTGGAGCTGGACGAATTCTCCGTGCTTCACCTGCGGACCGAGCCGTTTTATTTCATCACCGCGCAGGAGTCATTCGCAGCCCGCTCCGAAACGGCCCTCTCCGAGCTGAAGGACACCCCGCTGATGCTTCCGAGCACCGAAGGCCTTGGGGTTCACTACACGATTCAAATGGCATTTTCCGCCCGGCACTTCAAGCCGAACATCATCGCCGAATGCTCGGACGTTCCGCTGCTACTGCAATTGGTATCCTCCGGCTTCGGCTCTGCGATCGTGCCAAAGACCGTTCTCTCCCGGCTTGCGGGTACGGGCATTCATGCCCTCCGCATTGCGGATGACGATCTGACGGGCGCGACGGGATTGATATCGCTAAAAGGCCATCATTTATCGGCGGCCGCGCAGCATTTTATCGAGCTGATCCAAAGCAGAGCGATGCAGCCCACTTTCCCCTCATAG
- a CDS encoding amidohydrolase: MKQRFWLINARLECGYRLQQDVITGTETEIKHLLIEDGNITKIIPADQPIGDQLPQMDAGNRLVLPSFVEKHCHLDKTLLGGSWRAVTPVSSIMGRLEEEKGFDPSRSLPIRESAAHYLQASLRSGATHIRTHVDIFPEVGLSHLDEVQEALRAYEGKLSHEIVAFPQQGLLRSGSEQLVREAIRKGAGLVGGVDPATVDGDLEKSLQAMVRIAAEENAGIDLHLHDPDRLGIFTIKRLAELAVEAGLQGRVSVSHAFSLGDIAPQQAAEMADLLAEADMTIITSVPMGRKFPPVRLLHDHGVSVAVGCDNVYDIWSPFGNGDILERAGRLAEISHWADERSLGQTLGYITDGLTPLDPTGVQVWPKPGDEASLVLVEASCSAEAVARRATRSATLYKGQVVAGSLASPAE, from the coding sequence ATGAAACAACGCTTTTGGCTTATCAATGCCCGCCTCGAATGCGGGTACCGGCTGCAGCAGGACGTGATTACCGGAACGGAAACCGAAATCAAACATTTGCTTATTGAGGATGGGAATATTACGAAAATCATTCCGGCCGACCAGCCGATAGGTGATCAGCTGCCGCAGATGGACGCGGGGAATCGGCTCGTGCTGCCATCTTTCGTGGAGAAGCACTGCCACCTGGACAAGACGCTGCTCGGCGGGAGCTGGAGGGCGGTGACGCCGGTAAGCTCCATTATGGGCAGATTGGAGGAGGAGAAAGGCTTCGATCCTTCCCGTTCCTTGCCGATTCGGGAAAGCGCGGCTCATTATTTGCAAGCGTCGCTCAGATCAGGGGCGACGCATATCCGAACCCATGTGGATATTTTCCCGGAAGTGGGACTGTCGCATCTGGATGAGGTTCAGGAGGCGCTGCGAGCGTATGAAGGCAAGCTTTCCCATGAAATTGTCGCTTTTCCTCAACAGGGTTTGCTGCGCTCTGGCTCGGAGCAGCTGGTGAGGGAGGCAATCCGCAAGGGTGCGGGTCTGGTCGGCGGGGTGGACCCGGCGACCGTTGACGGGGACCTGGAGAAGTCGCTGCAGGCCATGGTGCGGATTGCGGCTGAGGAGAATGCCGGGATCGATCTGCATCTGCATGATCCGGACCGTCTTGGCATATTCACAATCAAACGGCTGGCAGAGCTGGCCGTGGAAGCCGGGCTGCAGGGAAGGGTGTCCGTCAGCCATGCATTCAGCCTCGGGGACATCGCGCCGCAGCAGGCGGCAGAAATGGCCGACCTGTTGGCGGAAGCCGACATGACCATCATTACGAGTGTTCCAATGGGACGGAAGTTCCCGCCTGTGCGGCTGCTGCATGACCACGGGGTGTCCGTCGCCGTCGGATGCGATAACGTCTATGATATTTGGTCGCCGTTCGGGAACGGGGATATCCTGGAACGCGCCGGACGGCTCGCGGAAATCTCCCATTGGGCGGACGAGCGCTCCCTGGGGCAGACGCTTGGGTACATCACGGACGGGCTGACTCCGCTGGACCCAACAGGCGTCCAGGTCTGGCCGAAGCCCGGCGACGAGGCCAGCCTTGTGCTCGTGGAAGCTTCATGTTCGGCCGAAGCCGTAGCCCGAAGAGCTACACGGTCGGCTACTCTGTACAAAGGGCAAGTGGTTGCCGGTTCGCTTGCGAGCCCGGCGGAATAA
- a CDS encoding ribosomal protein L7/L12 — protein sequence METSGILAVIAIVFSLFLFIKVMSLQSQMNNLKADLEWMRNRAGSPSVPASAVTSPPPSEKQETSGSSDLDERLLYLLRSGQKIKAIKELREARPMGLKEAKEYVEALERDVL from the coding sequence ATGGAAACGAGCGGAATACTAGCGGTTATTGCCATTGTTTTTTCTCTTTTTCTCTTCATCAAAGTCATGAGCTTGCAAAGCCAGATGAATAACCTCAAAGCCGATCTGGAATGGATGCGGAACCGGGCCGGTTCACCGTCCGTTCCTGCCTCGGCTGTAACCTCCCCTCCTCCCTCTGAAAAGCAGGAAACCTCCGGCTCTTCAGATCTGGATGAAAGGCTCCTCTACCTGCTTCGATCCGGTCAAAAGATTAAAGCCATCAAGGAGCTTCGGGAAGCTCGTCCTATGGGCCTCAAGGAAGCCAAGGAATACGTGGAGGCATTGGAGCGGGACGTATTGTAA
- a CDS encoding MFS transporter, giving the protein MSASFASYQEDAAIQKKRWLILVVLNLFTFMSTLDGSIVNIALPVLSKQLGLPIAQIEWVTTGYLMAICTVILFFGKLGDMVGKIRVFRLGTYIFIFGSLLCGFSSSLPFLIVSRVIQALGASMTMANSQGIITDIFPAKERGKALGLIGTFVSLGSIAGPSVGGIIISSLGWEYIFWVNVPIGLIAVFIGWKVLPADLVKVKAKVDAPGSLLFAVFIVALFSGLLLGQQAGYGNLWIILSLVLAAAAFILFLRVETKREQPLLELSLFKNPLFSVSILCGFLVFSANFCFNIIAPFYAQNMLNLSPFSAGFLLMLFPICMVVVAPISGALSDKLGSEPLTFAGLIVMVIAQFGLAALHDGSSLWVVGTWIGMLGIGSGLFQSPNNSLVMSQVPRTQLGSAGSVNSLVRNVGMVVGITIATTTLFHVMSSKAGHRVTGLVSGHPEIFLSGMHTVFTVSSCICLAAALLTGWRMYHAYAVRHKQAASKG; this is encoded by the coding sequence ATGAGTGCTTCTTTTGCATCGTATCAAGAGGATGCCGCGATTCAGAAAAAACGCTGGCTGATTCTTGTTGTACTTAATTTATTCACCTTTATGTCGACGCTGGATGGCAGTATCGTCAATATTGCGCTGCCCGTGCTGTCCAAGCAGCTTGGGCTGCCGATCGCCCAGATCGAATGGGTGACGACCGGCTATCTGATGGCGATCTGCACGGTCATCCTGTTTTTCGGCAAGCTGGGGGACATGGTCGGGAAAATCCGCGTGTTCCGCCTAGGCACTTATATTTTCATCTTCGGCTCCTTGTTATGCGGGTTCAGCAGCTCGCTGCCGTTCTTGATCGTTTCCCGAGTCATACAGGCGCTGGGAGCATCGATGACGATGGCGAACAGCCAAGGCATCATCACCGATATTTTCCCCGCGAAGGAGCGGGGCAAGGCACTGGGCCTCATCGGCACGTTCGTGTCGCTCGGCAGCATCGCAGGGCCAAGCGTCGGAGGCATTATCATTTCCTCGCTCGGCTGGGAATATATTTTCTGGGTGAACGTGCCGATCGGCCTGATTGCCGTGTTCATCGGATGGAAGGTCCTTCCGGCGGATCTGGTCAAGGTCAAAGCGAAGGTGGATGCGCCCGGCAGCCTGCTGTTCGCCGTGTTCATCGTTGCGTTGTTCTCCGGCTTGCTTCTGGGGCAGCAGGCAGGCTACGGCAATCTCTGGATCATCCTGTCGCTGGTACTAGCCGCCGCGGCGTTTATCCTGTTCCTCCGCGTGGAGACGAAACGCGAGCAGCCGCTGCTGGAGCTGTCGCTGTTCAAAAATCCGCTGTTTTCGGTCAGCATTTTATGCGGCTTCCTCGTCTTTTCGGCGAACTTTTGCTTTAATATCATCGCGCCGTTTTATGCCCAGAACATGCTGAACCTTTCGCCGTTCTCGGCCGGCTTCCTGCTGATGCTATTCCCGATCTGCATGGTCGTCGTGGCACCGATCAGCGGCGCCCTTTCGGATAAGTTGGGCTCCGAACCGCTGACCTTTGCGGGGCTCATCGTCATGGTCATTGCGCAGTTTGGCTTAGCCGCGCTTCATGACGGCAGCTCGCTCTGGGTCGTGGGGACATGGATCGGGATGCTCGGCATCGGCAGCGGCCTGTTCCAATCCCCGAACAATTCGCTCGTGATGTCGCAGGTTCCGCGCACCCAGCTGGGTTCGGCGGGCAGCGTCAATTCGCTCGTCCGCAACGTCGGAATGGTCGTGGGGATCACGATCGCGACGACGACGCTGTTCCATGTGATGAGCAGCAAGGCCGGGCACCGAGTCACCGGACTCGTTTCGGGACATCCGGAAATTTTCCTCAGCGGGATGCATACGGTGTTCACGGTATCTTCCTGCATCTGCCTGGCCGCCGCGCTGCTGACGGGCTGGCGGATGTACCATGCTTATGCGGTCCGGCACAAACAGGCGGCTTCCAAAGGATAA
- a CDS encoding N-acetylmannosamine-6-phosphate 2-epimerase, translating into MIEQIKGGLVVSCQALDQEPLHSSFIMSKLALAAMEGGAVGIRANSKEDIIAIKQEVPLPVIGILKRDYPDSEVFITATKKEIGELLESGCEMIALDCTKRDRPNGETIAGLVAYCREQNPAVELMADISTVEEAILAQELGFDCVSTTLHGYTPYTSATKLYDNDFEFLKSVLREVDIPVIAEGNVITPEMYSRCLELGAYSAVVGGAITRPKEITARFVQAAAK; encoded by the coding sequence ATGATTGAACAAATTAAAGGCGGGCTTGTGGTATCATGCCAGGCGTTGGATCAAGAGCCCCTGCACAGCTCGTTTATTATGTCGAAGCTGGCATTGGCGGCCATGGAAGGCGGCGCAGTCGGCATTCGGGCCAACAGCAAGGAAGACATTATCGCGATTAAGCAGGAGGTGCCGCTGCCGGTCATCGGTATCTTAAAACGCGATTATCCGGATAGCGAAGTGTTCATTACGGCGACGAAAAAGGAAATCGGCGAGCTGCTCGAAAGCGGCTGTGAGATGATTGCGCTGGATTGCACGAAACGCGACCGTCCGAACGGAGAAACAATCGCCGGCCTGGTTGCCTACTGCCGGGAGCAAAATCCGGCCGTGGAGCTGATGGCGGATATTTCGACGGTTGAGGAGGCGATCCTCGCGCAGGAGCTAGGCTTTGACTGCGTATCCACGACGTTGCATGGGTATACGCCGTACACGTCGGCAACGAAGCTGTACGACAACGACTTTGAATTTCTGAAGTCGGTGCTCCGCGAAGTGGACATTCCCGTCATTGCCGAAGGCAATGTCATCACACCGGAAATGTACAGCCGCTGCCTGGAGCTGGGAGCTTATTCTGCCGTCGTAGGCGGCGCGATTACGAGACCGAAGGAAATCACGGCACGTTTCGTGCAGGCTGCCGCGAAATAG
- a CDS encoding MarR family winged helix-turn-helix transcriptional regulator, producing MKKEPIGKLISYIQRSNQKMLAKELAPYGIGSGGQHSFLKNVLHNPGVNQDRLTQELKFDKATTARSVKQLEHAGYIERIPDPEDRRSLLLYPTNKAKAFEPVLQTILDDANKRMAIHLSPDEEEQLLQLLHKVSLSFSETED from the coding sequence GTGAAAAAGGAACCTATCGGCAAATTGATTTCTTATATTCAGCGTTCCAATCAAAAAATGCTCGCCAAAGAGCTTGCCCCGTACGGGATCGGCAGCGGCGGCCAGCACAGTTTCCTCAAAAACGTCCTGCACAATCCCGGTGTCAATCAGGACCGGCTGACGCAGGAGCTGAAGTTCGACAAAGCTACCACGGCCCGCTCCGTAAAGCAGCTGGAGCATGCCGGCTATATCGAGCGGATTCCAGATCCGGAGGACCGCCGGTCGCTGCTGCTGTATCCGACGAATAAGGCCAAGGCGTTCGAGCCCGTACTCCAAACCATTTTGGACGACGCCAATAAACGCATGGCAATCCATTTAAGCCCGGACGAGGAAGAGCAGCTGCTGCAATTGCTCCATAAAGTCAGCTTGAGCTTCTCCGAGACGGAGGACTAG
- a CDS encoding SDR family oxidoreductase, which yields MYPSYPYYGSEVQCKNVPLSFPPQHQSRQPGMEYLMVPRPISENPAYRGSGKLQGKVALVTGGDSGIGRAVSIAFAKEGADVVIVYLEERQDAAETKQRIEQLGRRCLNIAIDMRNEESPAWVMQKTLETFGKLDVLVNNHGVQYPQESILDISNEQLLNTFQTNILSYFRMVKAALPHLPAGSSIINTASVTAYQGEKTLLDYSSTKGAVVTFTRSLSLNLVDRNIRVNGVAPGPIWTPLIPSSFDAERVKTFGTDVPMKRAGQPFELAPTYVYLASDDSGYVTGQILHVNGGTMVDS from the coding sequence TTGTACCCTTCCTATCCGTATTACGGTTCAGAAGTGCAGTGCAAAAACGTCCCGCTGTCGTTTCCGCCACAGCATCAATCGCGGCAGCCGGGCATGGAGTATTTGATGGTGCCCAGACCCATATCAGAAAATCCGGCATATCGGGGCTCGGGCAAGCTGCAAGGCAAGGTGGCGCTGGTGACGGGCGGAGACAGCGGCATCGGACGCGCCGTGTCGATCGCTTTTGCCAAGGAAGGCGCGGACGTAGTGATCGTTTATCTGGAAGAGCGGCAGGATGCGGCGGAGACCAAGCAGCGGATCGAGCAGCTGGGACGGCGCTGCCTGAATATCGCCATCGATATGAGGAACGAAGAGTCACCCGCCTGGGTCATGCAAAAAACGTTGGAAACCTTCGGCAAGCTGGATGTGCTCGTCAACAATCATGGCGTCCAATATCCGCAGGAGAGCATTTTGGACATTTCGAACGAGCAGCTGCTGAATACGTTCCAGACGAACATATTGTCTTACTTCCGCATGGTCAAGGCGGCTCTGCCGCATCTTCCGGCGGGAAGCTCCATCATCAATACCGCATCGGTCACGGCCTATCAAGGGGAAAAGACGCTGCTGGACTACTCCTCCACCAAAGGCGCGGTCGTGACCTTTACGCGATCGCTGTCCTTGAATCTGGTGGACCGGAACATTCGCGTGAACGGGGTGGCGCCGGGACCGATCTGGACGCCGCTCATTCCGTCGAGCTTCGACGCGGAACGGGTCAAGACGTTCGGCACGGACGTACCGATGAAGCGGGCCGGGCAGCCGTTTGAGCTTGCGCCGACCTACGTATATCTGGCCTCCGACGATTCGGGTTACGTCACGGGCCAAATTCTCCACGTGAATGGCGGCACGATGGTGGATTCCTGA
- a CDS encoding dihydrodipicolinate synthase family protein has product MTTDIVSQYQGIYIAMYSAYDEAGNVDQDRVRKLARYYVGKGVKGLYVGGSSGEGILQNVEERKQVLEAVMEEVKGELTIIVHVGANSTREAVELSKHAEKFGADIISAVPSIYYRLPETAVETHWQHMIDSTNLPFIIYNIPQTTGFTLSTSLLAKLAKQDKVIGVKMSGESTFELQQYKETGGSQFIVFNGPDEQFLAGRIMGADGGIGGTYGVMPELFVKLNSLFIGNRIEEAQVLQTKINGIIKKLLGYPSLYGACKYILSLRGIETGAPRLPLLPVRPEHHASLAELNKEIEETVAHYTGV; this is encoded by the coding sequence ATGACGACAGACATTGTTTCTCAATACCAAGGCATTTATATCGCCATGTATTCGGCTTACGACGAAGCAGGCAACGTGGATCAGGACCGCGTAAGAAAGCTCGCAAGATATTATGTAGGCAAAGGCGTCAAAGGGTTGTATGTTGGAGGCAGCTCCGGCGAAGGCATTTTGCAGAACGTGGAAGAGCGCAAGCAGGTGCTTGAAGCGGTCATGGAAGAAGTGAAGGGCGAGCTGACTATCATCGTGCATGTCGGAGCGAACTCGACCCGGGAAGCCGTTGAGCTTTCGAAGCATGCGGAGAAGTTTGGCGCGGATATCATTTCGGCGGTGCCTTCGATTTACTACCGTCTGCCTGAGACGGCGGTGGAAACCCACTGGCAGCACATGATCGACAGCACGAACTTGCCGTTTATCATCTACAATATTCCCCAGACGACGGGCTTCACGCTCAGCACAAGCCTGCTTGCCAAGCTGGCGAAACAGGACAAGGTCATCGGCGTAAAAATGTCCGGGGAAAGCACCTTCGAGCTGCAGCAGTACAAGGAAACCGGCGGCAGTCAGTTCATTGTGTTCAACGGACCGGATGAGCAGTTTCTTGCGGGCCGCATCATGGGAGCAGACGGCGGCATCGGCGGAACTTATGGCGTTATGCCGGAGCTGTTCGTGAAGCTGAACAGCCTGTTCATCGGCAATCGCATCGAAGAAGCACAAGTGCTGCAGACGAAGATCAACGGCATCATCAAAAAGCTGCTGGGCTATCCATCCCTGTACGGAGCCTGCAAATATATCCTTAGTCTCCGCGGCATCGAGACAGGAGCACCTCGTCTTCCGCTGCTGCCGGTCCGTCCGGAACATCATGCTTCCCTGGCCGAGCTGAACAAGGAGATTGAGGAAACGGTTGCCCATTACACGGGAGTATAG
- a CDS encoding amidohydrolase family protein translates to MQNYWLTDVRLETGYRYENGAVSGTETGLFHIRITDGKIADITAASAALEDTLPKKAMHGRLMLPSFRDMHIHLDKTYYGGPWRAPSVPANGIFTRFEEERELLPRLLPVARERAGKLIELLLRAGTTRIRSHVNIDPVIGLRNLEETLKAAEDYRDRAEIELVAFPQHGLLGGQTVSMMREALRNGASLVGGVDPATVDGDIEKSLCTIMDLAVEADANIDIHLHDGGHLGLFTIQRLADLTEQAGWQKRVTVSHALALADLAPEKAAETADRLAQLGISIASSVPLGRTIPIPLLQARGVEVMLGDDSIMDHWSPFGKGDMLEKAGILAERFGLSNERALGQALGYITGGITPLNGEGEQAWPRIGDEASAVLVEASCSAEAVARRSERQAVLFRGNLVSGSLDPK, encoded by the coding sequence ATGCAGAATTACTGGTTAACCGATGTCAGGCTGGAGACAGGCTATCGCTATGAAAACGGAGCCGTGTCCGGCACGGAAACAGGGCTTTTTCATATCCGGATCACGGATGGGAAAATCGCGGACATAACGGCCGCCTCTGCCGCATTGGAAGATACGCTGCCCAAGAAAGCGATGCACGGCCGATTGATGCTCCCTTCGTTTCGCGATATGCACATTCATTTGGACAAGACTTATTACGGTGGACCATGGAGGGCTCCATCGGTCCCGGCCAACGGCATTTTTACGAGATTCGAAGAAGAACGCGAACTCCTTCCAAGGCTGCTGCCGGTGGCGCGGGAGAGAGCGGGCAAGCTGATCGAACTGCTGCTTCGGGCCGGCACGACGCGCATCCGCAGCCATGTGAACATCGATCCCGTCATCGGTCTGCGAAACCTGGAAGAGACGCTGAAAGCGGCAGAGGACTATCGGGACAGGGCCGAGATCGAGCTCGTCGCTTTCCCGCAGCATGGGCTGCTGGGAGGTCAAACCGTATCGATGATGAGGGAAGCCTTGCGAAACGGTGCTTCCTTGGTTGGGGGCGTGGATCCGGCGACGGTCGACGGCGATATCGAAAAATCGCTTTGCACCATCATGGACCTCGCCGTGGAGGCGGACGCGAATATTGACATCCATCTCCATGACGGAGGCCATTTGGGCTTGTTCACGATCCAGCGTTTGGCGGATTTGACCGAGCAGGCGGGCTGGCAGAAGCGGGTCACCGTAAGCCACGCGCTCGCGCTGGCCGATCTCGCGCCGGAGAAAGCGGCCGAGACGGCAGACCGTCTGGCGCAGCTGGGCATTTCGATTGCCTCTTCGGTTCCGCTCGGTCGGACCATACCGATTCCGCTGCTGCAGGCGCGTGGTGTGGAAGTGATGCTTGGCGATGACAGCATCATGGATCACTGGTCCCCGTTCGGCAAAGGAGACATGCTGGAGAAGGCAGGCATTCTGGCAGAGCGCTTTGGCCTTTCAAACGAAAGGGCGCTTGGCCAGGCGCTTGGATACATTACCGGAGGCATCACCCCGCTGAACGGCGAGGGCGAGCAGGCATGGCCGCGGATCGGCGACGAAGCCAGCGCAGTCTTAGTCGAAGCGAGCTGTTCGGCCGAGGCGGTTGCCCGAAGATCGGAACGCCAGGCGGTCCTGTTCCGGGGGAATCTCGTGTCGGGATCGCTGGATCCGAAGTAA